In Plasmodium falciparum 3D7 genome assembly, chromosome: 1, the genomic stretch aaaaaatatttttaatatttattattattagaaaaaaaaattaaaaaaaaaaaaaaaaaaaaaaaaaaaaaccattAATGAAAtcagaaattatatatactattacACAATATATTGTATTGTTTTATGTAGTGTTTTAtcttatacaaatatattctatttataataattattatatatatatatattaaaattatcatagtatattacaatttatcatacattaattatattattacatcttgtaacaaaataattaattactatatattttaataattatattattattatatattaaataagtaACACAATGTTATACAtattaccaaaaaaaaaaaaaaaaaccgagttatttatttttaatttatacataatttataactataaaaaaaaaaattcttaatatttctaaaaataaaattgttaactataatgatgatgatagtaCGTAttagtacaaaaaaaaaaaaaaaaaattaataactaGAACAAAATAAGTAAgcaagaacaaaaaaagaacaacGAAAATAGaaaacattaaaatattGCTACAATAGTATGAATCTtatacgtatatatatatattttttttttttttttttttaaaacactTTTTAGCAATATGTGTAATAATTAACTGATGGATGAATTTCATAAATTAATAGATACATTAATactattaaaatttaattttgaaATTGTTTAAGAATACTCacgaataattatatgttataatatattttatatttgtgttATTAGTTATTGCTTTATATACGAACTAATATAATGCATTTAATGAATATACGTTATATtaagtttttataaaatagtgTAATACTATACATAAATGTGTTTTCCCATATAACTATATAATTGACActcatataaatttaatttacctttgtgtattttttatcCTTTCTGTAAATATTGTCTTATGttcattaaataaatcattttgTAATGTATCATAATACTTTATAAAAGCATAAATAcaatttttcatttcatcAGTTGATTTTCCATCTTTAactaatttataaaaattaagagTATGTTCAATGTCTGTAGATGATAGTGCCACTCCAATATCATGCATTGATGTATACAATGtagattatttaatatttcaacatatacattttttacccccgaaaattatgataacattgatatttatatgtaagtAAATAATCTTCTATATAATAGGATAAATTCCTTCATCCTTTTTTTCacttttatcatatatgattatactcagaagaaaaacaaaataattattataaaaatcaaaatgaatgtcacatatgtatatatataataatttacgtatttaaatataatacaaaatatatagttaatatacatatgtgtcatttacaaaaattgatactacaaatattaatatgattattatatattattatatattatttcatagaaataagttatattttaaataaaaattaaagtgTATCTAATAACCATCACAACTAAATAACTACTATTATGCTATGAATTTcgttttacatattttatataattctaattttcataatacatatatatatatatgtgcgttattatatatatatattatatatatattaagataaaatcataaaaaaatataacaaaaaatattttagaaaaatccatttatatcttttatggttagtattatttataccttcctgttttatttattcacgttttataaaattgaCGTATTCTTAATAAGTAGTTGTATATTATGAATTATAAGGTAACATAATTgctataattataataatcattatcataataattatcatcgtTTTATTATGACAGTTTTACcttcatataaaatttgCAAACGAATTTTCATttagatatataaaataagccaattataatattttattgtcttattatttgatacttgttactatacatatatatagattaaTAATTAACTATATCATATCAataaacatttataatatgaatggtGCTACCACCATGTTAACAATCCATGCATCACTATATAAACCTTTTCAATGCAGTTGTAAAATCTGTTTTATTGTTATACatgtttctttatattttagtaaaattattattcgaTAGATAAGAGACAGTTATAAGTATATTTACGTTTCGTTAAAATggttattttgttttttaataaaatatacatataatctATAATTTATGAAAAGACATTAAAAGGTAAAACTATAAATGATTAGATTTTAAAATAAGTTCACTCTAAATATATGTCACCATTTATCATTCGAATAATAtggaatttttatatacttaaATATTTGTCATTAccatgattattatatatatgtaaaattgacataaatgtatatattaattggACGAaaaattctatatatatatattaatatttattattattattattattattattattataaaaataaatactatAAATTAGAATTTACAgaatatagatatatgtatttacTTATTAATAATTGTTATAGAACTAtatctaataataaaatatattattatattaatatttaataatatatatgtaattattccatgctatatataaataaaattaaaattaagatgtgttaacaaaattattcatttaaaatatgtaaggatgttttgtttattatatataatgttaaagAAAGATCCTTTCTTATATAAaccaatattttttttttatcattatttataatatattttttacattatatGTGTTCTGTcgtgttttttatttttatagttttttaataatacgtactattattattattatacgaGATATCTACTATTTTAGAAACAATATGcaaactttatatatatatttttagtaATTTAACAtaagagaaaaatatatttttttatcgaatttattatattatataaagttgtatatttcttttcaatatacatatgataataacaattattataattttttttacttaaatatatatagatatattgtTACAACTAGTAATcctacaattattatattaatcaattctaaaatattatacctaccattttaatatttaatataatacatatattatcaaaatgtTACAATAATTTCTATATCATGAATAGAACATATTTGTATAAGGTACAAAATTACATAAAACTATACaattgtattttattattttaatactttcttttttcttaaatttctttttaatattaaatataaatattttttaatacaatataattttaaaaatatatatttatacatttacttaaatttatataattttagatACATTAGAGAGAAGCCTATATCATAGAATAAATTTTAGAaccaaaaattatataaaaataaaattattaaaatatatttggtttcattactattaaaatatatattgctTGTTTTACGTTTAATACCacatattatgatatacaaTGATACTTATACAATAGCCATATTGTGAACATACATGTTGTAATATCAATTTCACTTATATGTTATTCCCAattgtaaattatattttatgtacacGTTCAAGAACTATTACTTTACacatatgcatatattttacaacaaacaaatataagTTCTATTGTTACTATATGTTAACGTGttattgtaaaatataaaacaatattttaATGGTAATTTATCGTATGACATAAAatgaaattttattaaaaattaaaattataaattataaaaaatgtgatatattttgttatattatttttttattatttcaattttaattttttttttttttttttagtgttttaaataaaaatgcaaAAATGGTtccagaaaaaaaatatatattggtataatgggaaaataattgttagttatattaaataaaatataataatattctagattaaacatatttaatttatttataacataaaataaggtattatatatatcaattatttggtaataatttttatcataaattattataaatataataacaacaataaaaatgaaattccattatattaatatatttttatttgctcttccattaaatatattggtaaCATTATGtgataaatgaataaaatattcataaatataataacatatatatttattacgataccatatatattattattaaatctttatatgtatataacttatatataaccaaaatatatatatttattacaaatatatataatcataaattacaactaaatattacatatatatgtgtcaACATTTTAATAGGTGCATAATAAAAGGAACCATATGAAAACTATAATTTGTACACCCAAAactaaacaaacaaaaacaCATAGAACATTATGCGAATGTGAATTATACGCACCATCTAACTATGAAAATGACTCTGAAATGAAAGAAGTAATGGAAATTTTCGATCGTCAAACGTCAGAACGCTTTCGCGAATATGACGAAAGGATGCAACATAAACGAAAACAATGTAAAGAACAATGTGAAAaagatatacaaaaaattattttaaaagataaaatcgAGAAAGAATTAACAGAAAAATTCGGAGCATTACAAACCGATATAAGAACTGAGGATATACCCACATGTGTTTGCGAAAAATCAGTAGCAGATAAAACAGAAAAAGTTTGTCTTAACTGTGGAAAAACTATGGGAGCGGTTGCACCTGCTTGGGGATTCGTCAGCGGTATAGGGTATGTCGCATGGACACAATATGTTGCTGCAAAAATCCTTGAAGTGGGTATAAAGAAAAGTGTGCAAGTGAGTTTGGATAAAGTCATGGAAATAGTAACACAAATACATAGTCTTACTACAGCTGAAATACCCAAATTTTCTGCGGCACAAATACTTTCCTCAGGTAACTttactaataatatatcactCATTGATATGGTTCAATACCtaagaaataatatgtaCGGAGTAATAGAATCTCAAAAGTGTGAACGTTTTGGATTTATATTAGATACTATGGGTAAAAACACGCTTAAGGTTTTTAATAGAAACTATCACATACAAGTAGAAGCAGTTAAAAATGCTGTCGATGCTGCTGAAGCAGCCGAAAGTCTTAAATTAGCAACAAATACTAGTATATTAACTAATACTATTATTGCTTCGGTTATTGCAATATTAGTTATAGTTTTAGTTAtggtaattatttatttaattttacattatcgaagaaaaaaaaaaatgaagaaaaaactacaatatataaaattattaaaagagtAGATATAATATGGTATTTTGATGTTTGTAGGTTGTTTGATACATGTAAGATTTTTCTTTGAAtgtatcatatttttcattattattattaatatctatattcatatatgtattaggttatatatatatatatattttattgtgctataattttatttatttattttctaaaacgctttattttttaataaataatgtagtttttaatttatattaaattcctcactcatatgtattattatatttaatttttttaaaacaatataacGTATATTTGTTAAATACCTCGTATTAGTTATTTTtcaatgaaatatataataaaaaaaataaaacttcaattatattataattattatgattacttttattattagtattatacgaaatatatttataatataattacatctataattatataatttaactttaaaccaaaaatatattatttctatatacAATTATCTTCCCTAAAAAgcgaataatattatatattatattatttatttatatttatttcaaaatttattttattattattttaattattttttattagaaaTTCTCTTAATACAATGAATTCAAAAAATAGTTAATAtacaacaaatataataattacacgtaatataacaaatagattcaatacataaaaaaatcataaaaacccaaaaaatacataaaataaataaaaataaaacacaataaaaaagaataatgaatatttcttattttaatacaataatacactttttcttttttttttactttgtAATTTTTACTGTTCTTGTCTtcttttgtataatatataaatataatttttatatatataattatttgataatatgtagatatttgttttgaatatatttttatatatttttaataatatatattattttttatattttcttaagtGTTATTTGtatcatatattatgtacatattgatttattaccattatatttgtatatatatttagtttggaaaaaaaagtttaatataatagtaaattaatacaataaataatcaaaaaaattGACACATAACAAaatagattatatatataaaaacgtaagacatataaaaataatatagttATTTGTAatcgaaaaaaaaacatggtACATTCAAAGAAAAACAGTACGTGCACCAACGTTCCTGTCAACATCAAAATACCAAAACATTtctattcttttaataattttatatattgcagttttttcttcatttttttttttcgtcgataacgtaaaatcttatatattatcaccataATTAAAACTATGACCACTATTGCAACGATGGAAGCAATAATAGCAGTCTGGTAACTGGCATATGTAGCTTTTACCATATCCACATTTGCT encodes the following:
- a CDS encoding rifin, producing the protein MKFHYINIFLFALPLNILVHNKRNHMKTIICTPKTKQTKTHRTLCECELYAPSNYENDSEMKEVMEIFDRQTSERFREYDERMQHKRKQCKEQCEKDIQKIILKDKIEKELTEKFGALQTDIRTEDIPTCVCEKSVADKTEKVCLNCGKTMGAVAPAWGFVSGIGYVAWTQYVAAKILEVGIKKSVQVSLDKVMEIVTQIHSLTTAEIPKFSAAQILSSGNFTNNISLIDMVQYLRNNMYGVIESQKCERFGFILDTMGKNTLKVFNRNYHIQVEAVKNAVDAAEAAESLKLATNTSILTNTIIASVIAILVIVLVMVIIYLILHYRRKKKMKKKLQYIKLLKE